The Solicola gregarius DNA window TGGGGCGTCTTCTTGCCATGCGCGGGATCGATGATCGGCCGGCCGGCGTCATCGACGAGCCCCATTGCGCGCAGACCTTCCGCACCGGCCGCGCTGTTCAGGGCCGTGCCGACGACGATGCCCGGGTGCACCGCGTACGCGTTGACCCCTTCGCTCGCCAACCGGCGGTCCAGCTCGACGGCGAACAGGACGTTCGCGAGCTTGGACTGGGCGTACGCAACGTTGGGGTCGTACGAGCCGTCGGCGAAGTGCGGGTCGTCCCAGCGGATCTCGCCGAACCTCTGCGCGCCGGACGACACATTGACCACCCGTGCGCGACCCGCCGCGCGTAGCGCGGGCAGTAGGCCGAGAGTCAAGTGGAAGTGCCCGAGATGGTTGGTCGCAAACTGCACCTCGTAGCCACGCGCATCAGAGACGAGCTCGGCAGGTGCCGGCACACCGGCGTTGTTGATCAGGATGTGCAGTGGATGACCGAAGTCGAGCCAGCGGCCGGCGAAGGCGTCGATCGACGCCGGGTCGAGTAGATCCAGCTGACTGACGACGACGCGCTCGATTCCCGCGACCGCGGCCGTCGCGCGGTCGACGTTGCGGGCCGCGACCGTGACCGACGCACCGGCACTGGCCAGGGCACGAGTGGCCTCCAGACCGATTCCCGCGTGGCCACCGGTGATGACGACGTTCGTGCCGGACAGGTCTACGCCGGCAACGACGTCGGCGGCGGTCGAGGCCGCATCGAAGCCGGTTCCGATGGGGTGCTGCTTGGTCGACATGCTCATAGGTCCTTTCTCGGTTGACGATCAAGGAATCAGGCGGCTGCCCGCTCGTCGACCGGCCGGCGGCGCAGGCTCGGGCTCGCGAGAGCCGGGGGGACGTACGCGGCCACGTCGCGGGTTCCGATGTCGGTGCCCGGAGGGACGATCTCGTCGATCTTGTCGAGGACTTCGTCCGAGAGGGTGAGGTCGACGCCAGCGAGCAGGTCGTCGAGGTGGTCCATCGTGCGCGGCCCGACGATCGCGGACGTGACGCCGGGGTGTGCGATGGCGAAGGCGATCGCGAGATGTGTCAGCTTCACGCCGGCCTCGTCGGCCAAGGAGATGAGCCGTTCGATGACGTCGAGTCGACGCTCGTCGCCGAACTGGTCGGCGAAGGCGGGCATGGCGGCGCGGCGCAGGTCGGTCTGCTGCCCCTTCCGCACCCGCCCCGTGAGCATCCCTTTCGCGAGCGGGCTCCACACCAACGCACCCATGCCGTAACGCTCGGCGACCGGGAGGACCTCGGTCTCGATACCGCGGGCGAGAATCGAGTAGCTCGGCTGCTCCGTACGGAACCGCTGCAGGCCGCGGCGCTCGGCGACCCACTGTGCTTCCACGATCTCCGACGGCGGCATGGCGGAGCTGCCGATGGCGCGTACCTTGCCGGCACGGACCAGATCGGTGAGAGCCGACAGCGTCTCCTCGATATCCGTGTCGGGGTCGGGCCGGTGAATCTGGAACAGGTCGACGTGATCGGTGTCCAGACGTCGCAGCGAGTCGTCCAGCGCACGCACCAGCCAGCGCCGGGAGGCTCCCTGTCGGTTGGGGTCATCGCCCATCGGGAGCCGTGCCTTGGTGGCGAGTACGACGTCGTCGCGACACCTCTTCAACGCCTTGCCGACGATCTCCTCGGACTCGCCGCCCGAGTACGCGTCGGCCGTGTCGATGAAGTTGATGCCCGCGTCGAGGGCCCGATGGATGATCTTCGTCGCATCCTCGTGGTCGGGGTTGCCGAACGGTCCGAACATCATCGCGCCGAGCGCGTAGGGACTGACCTTGATGCCGGTTCGTCCGAGCGTGCGGTACTGCATGGCTGCCTCCTGAAATGTGGTCGAGGTGTGCGCCGTTCCGCGATGCCGTAGGCTGAGCGATAACCGGAACGCCTTTCCGGAACTATACGGAACACTGTTCCAGTTATCAACCCGAGGAGGGACGTGCCCGACACCGAGTCGACCGAGCGGGCGCCACGCCGGCTTCGCTCCGATGCACAGCGCAACGTCGACGCGGTACGCGCGGCGGCAAAGGCCGTGTTCGCCGAGGCGGGCGTGGATGCTCCGATGCGGCAGATCGCATCCCGTGCCGGCGTCGGCGTCGGCACCATCTACCGCCACTTCCCGCAGCGCTCGGATCTGGTCGTCGCCGTGTTTCGGCACGAGGTCGATGCCTGCGCCGACGCCGCCCCGACGCTGGCGGCCGAGTACCCGCCCGGCGAGGCCCTGACCCGGTGGCTGCGGCGATACCTGGACTTCATCGCTGCCAAGCGCGGGCTCCACACGGCCCTCCACTCGGGCGACCCCGCGTTCGACCCGTTGCCGACGTACTTCTCCGAGCGCCTGCGTCCCGCGCTCGGCGCACTCCTCGACGCCGCCGCGGCAACCGGTGAGGTCCGCCCCGACGTCGACCCGACGGAGCTGCTGCACGCGATCGCGATGCTGTCCGTTCCCGGCAACGCCGACGGGCCCGAGAAGGGACAGCGTATGGTCGAGCTGCTGCTCGACGGACTTCGCTACGGTTCGCGCGCCTAGCGGCAAGCGTCAGGCGACCCGCTCGCCCTGCACGGTGCGGAACGCGTGTGTCGTCGCGAGCGTCGTGATCGGGATCGTGATCAGCAGACCCACGAGGAACACCAGCGCTCCGACGATGTTGATGCCGACGACGGCGAGCGCGAGCGGCAGCAGTCTCCCGACGTTCGCGGAGACCAGCGATGCGCTCGCCTTGATCGCCGTGATCGCGTCGTGGTTCTTGTCGAGCACGAAAGCGATCGCGTAATAGGTCAGGAACATGACGACCAGGCCGGGGATGATGAACAGGAGCAGCCCGACCGCCGTCAGAACGCCGACGATCACCGAGGCAAGCAGCAGCGCCATCACGTTGCGAACATCGAGCGCACCGCCGATCGTCGCCTTGTGGCCGTACGTCTCGTCCAGCGCGGCCTTCGTCAACACCGCAGTCATCAGAACTGTCACGATCCCGGACAGGATCGAGCCGAGCAGAGCGGCGCCCGAGAACCCTACCGGCTCGGTGACGTCGTCGATCTCGAGCTCGAAGCCGTTGACGATGAACTCGACCGCAATGCTGATCGCCAGGAAGGCGACTACGAGTCCTAGCCACGGCAACGGATTCGCCCAGAACCTCGACCAGCCGAATCCGAGCGCGTCACCGACGCTGAACTCGACCCAGCCGTCGTCGCGCGGACTCCCGTACGGTGGCTCGCCGGCCGCAGATGGGACATCGTTCATCGGGGCTCCGTTCATCCGGGACGGCGGGCGCTCGTACGTCAGGCAATCGCCGTCAGGCGAACGAGTCAAGCAGGCAGCGCCGTCAGAGGCGCTCGCAGGCCGCCGCGACCCGCTCGTCGGTCGCGGTGAACGCGATCCGTACGTGCCGCGCGCCGGACGCGCCGTAGAAGTCACCCGGCGCGACCAGGATGCCGCGCTCGGCAAGGGCTGCGACCGTTTCGAGGCACGGCTCGGCACGCGTCGCCCACAGGTAGAGCGCACCCTCGGAGTGGTCGATCCGGAACCCGGCCGACTCGAAGGCGGCCCGAAGCCGCTTGCGTCGGTCGGCGTACCTCGCACGTTGCGCGTCGACGTGGGAGTCGTCTTCGAGCGCCGCGACCAGCGCGCCCTGCTGCGGGCCGGGCATCATCAGCCCGAGGTTCTTGCGTACGGCGAGCAGCTCGGCGATCACGCGCGGGTCGCCGACCGCGAACCCACCTCGATAGCCGGCGAGGTTGGAGCGCTTCGACAGCGAGTGAACCGCGAGAATGCCGTCGAACGAACCGCCGGACACCTCCTCGTCGAGCACCGACACGGGCGGCTCGCCCTCCCAGGCGCACTCGAGGTAGCACTCGTCGCTCACCACGAGGGTGCCGCGTTCGCGGGCCCACTCGACGACCTTGCGCAGGTGCTTCGCCGGCAGGATGCGGCCGGTCGGGTTCGACGGCGAGTTGAGCCACACGATGGCCGGTGCCTGCGGACCGAGTGCTGCGGTCGAGTCGCTGACGACGACATCAGCGCCCGCGAGAGCCGCACCCACCTCGTACGTCGGGTACGCGAGCGTCGGGATGACGACGGTGTCGCCGGGGCCGACGCCCAGCTGCACCGGCAGACCGGCGATCAGCTCCTTCGAGCCGATCGCGGGAAGCACGCCCTCGACGTCGACACCATCGAGACCGAAGCGGCGCCCGAGCCAACGTACGACCGACTCACGCAGCTCCGGCGTGCCGACCGTCGTCGGATAGCCGGGCGAGTCCGCGGACTCGGCGAGTGCGCGCTGGACGACATCGGGCGTGGAGTCGACGGGCGTACCGATGGAGAGGTCGACGATGCCGTCGGGATGGGCGGCCGCGCGCGACTTCGCCTCGGTCAGGCGGTCCCATGGGAAGTCGGGAAGGCGTCGCGAGACCGCGCGCCGCAGCACCCGGGTGTCCATGGTCGTCACCGTTCTCGCACCGGTTTCCTCGTTGCGAGGTCAGTCCTGGTTCTGCGGCGGCAGTGCGGCGATCATCGGGTGGTCCTTGTCGATCTCACCCATCTTCGCCGCGCCACCCGGCGAGCCGAGGTCGTCGAAGAAGTCGACGTTCGCCGCGTAGTAGTCCTTCCACTCCTCGGGTGTGTCGTCCTCGTAGAAGATCGCCTCGACGGGGCATACGGGCTCGCACGCGCCACAGTCGACGCACTCGTCGGGATGGATGTAGAGCATCCGCTTGCCCTCATAGATGCAGTCGACAGGGCACTCGTCAACGCATCCGCGGTCCTTCACGTCCACACACGGCTGCGCGATGACGTACGTCACGGATTCCTCCTAGAGTCGCGGTGACGAACCGGGTTCGTCCGTCTCCACCTAGTATCACGCGTGGCCCACAGGCGTCGGCAGTGAGGTCCACCTGACGGACAGGAGTACACATGCCTCTCGACGAGTCGATGCTGGGCGTACGCGTGAGCGTGCGCCGACTCGTTCCGGGTGAGGTCGGACCCACCGGCGGCCCGGCGATGACGGACGTCATCGGCCGTGTCGTCGCCCTCGGCGACGGACACGCGACGATCGAGCGACGCGACGGCGAGTTGGTCGACGTACGCCTGGCCGACGTCGTCACGGCGAGACGCGTACCCGACGGCGCCCGGCGCCGGCGTACCCGACCGGCGATGGACTTCGCGCCTTCGGAGCTGGCTCGGATCTGCACACGGGGCTGGCCGCCGATCGAGCTGGAGGCGCTCGGCGAGTGGTCGCTGCGGGCGGCCGACGGTTTCACCGGCCGGGCGAACTCGGTGGCCGTCCACGGCGATCCCGGAGTTGAGCTCGCGGTCGCGTTGAGCCGCGTCGACGCGTTCTACACGGCACGCGATCTTCAGCCCAGGGCACAGGTCGTGGACGGTTCCCGCTGGGACGACGGCTTCGCCGACGCCGGCTGGCGAGGCATCGGCGGTACGCACGACCACGCGCTCGTGCAGGTCGCGGACCTGCGCGACGCACTGCCGTTCGCCGCCGACGAGTCCGGTGTCACGGTGGCCGACACGGTCGACGACGACTGGCTCGCCCTCTACGGCCGCGCCGCGACCGGTACGCCCGCGGCCGCGCGTCGCGTGCTCGAAGGTCCTCCGACCGTCGGGTTCCTCCGGATCGGCGACCCGCTCGTCGCGATCGGCAGGGTCGCGGTCACGGGCGAGTGGGCCGGGCTGGGCGCCGTCGAGGTGGCGCCGTCGCATCGGCGCCAGGGTCTCGGCCGCCGGATCGTCGACGCGTCATTGCATTGGGCGTCCGAGCACGGTGCCGACAAGGCGTACCTGCAGACGATGCGCCACAACGACGCGGCGCTGGCGCTGTACGCGCGCTACGGCTTCGTCGACCATCACACGTACCGATACCTCACGATTTGACCTTCACACCAGCGCCACGATCATCCACGGCTACCACTGGGTGCTCGTAGCTTCGCGAGTGGCGCAGATCCGTTGCTTGCAGGGCGTTTCAGCAACGGAGTTGCGCCACTCGCGGACGAACGGAAGCCGCAACATCGCGAAACCCTTGCCGACCCGGTCGGTCCCGGGTCAGAATCGAGCCAGGAGTGTTGCGTTATCCAGTCGTTTGTTGCGCGATCCGCAACAAGCCGAAGAGGAGGCCACCATGACCGAGTCGGCGACGTCCATCCCGTCCGACCTCGCGATCTCCCGGGCCGCCGTCCCGCGTC harbors:
- a CDS encoding SDR family NAD(P)-dependent oxidoreductase; this encodes MSTKQHPIGTGFDAASTAADVVAGVDLSGTNVVITGGHAGIGLEATRALASAGASVTVAARNVDRATAAVAGIERVVVSQLDLLDPASIDAFAGRWLDFGHPLHILINNAGVPAPAELVSDARGYEVQFATNHLGHFHLTLGLLPALRAAGRARVVNVSSGAQRFGEIRWDDPHFADGSYDPNVAYAQSKLANVLFAVELDRRLASEGVNAYAVHPGIVVGTALNSAAGAEGLRAMGLVDDAGRPIIDPAHGKKTPQQGASTTVFAATSPLLAEIGGVYLRDNDISPLDDEPRPMSPDGPPTDAMSHSIDPASAERLWVLSEELVAV
- a CDS encoding aldo/keto reductase, yielding MQYRTLGRTGIKVSPYALGAMMFGPFGNPDHEDATKIIHRALDAGINFIDTADAYSGGESEEIVGKALKRCRDDVVLATKARLPMGDDPNRQGASRRWLVRALDDSLRRLDTDHVDLFQIHRPDPDTDIEETLSALTDLVRAGKVRAIGSSAMPPSEIVEAQWVAERRGLQRFRTEQPSYSILARGIETEVLPVAERYGMGALVWSPLAKGMLTGRVRKGQQTDLRRAAMPAFADQFGDERRLDVIERLISLADEAGVKLTHLAIAFAIAHPGVTSAIVGPRTMDHLDDLLAGVDLTLSDEVLDKIDEIVPPGTDIGTRDVAAYVPPALASPSLRRRPVDERAAA
- a CDS encoding TetR/AcrR family transcriptional regulator, giving the protein MPDTESTERAPRRLRSDAQRNVDAVRAAAKAVFAEAGVDAPMRQIASRAGVGVGTIYRHFPQRSDLVVAVFRHEVDACADAAPTLAAEYPPGEALTRWLRRYLDFIAAKRGLHTALHSGDPAFDPLPTYFSERLRPALGALLDAAAATGEVRPDVDPTELLHAIAMLSVPGNADGPEKGQRMVELLLDGLRYGSRA
- a CDS encoding DUF2189 domain-containing protein — its product is MNDVPSAAGEPPYGSPRDDGWVEFSVGDALGFGWSRFWANPLPWLGLVVAFLAISIAVEFIVNGFELEIDDVTEPVGFSGAALLGSILSGIVTVLMTAVLTKAALDETYGHKATIGGALDVRNVMALLLASVIVGVLTAVGLLLFIIPGLVVMFLTYYAIAFVLDKNHDAITAIKASASLVSANVGRLLPLALAVVGINIVGALVFLVGLLITIPITTLATTHAFRTVQGERVA
- the dapC gene encoding succinyldiaminopimelate transaminase, coding for MDTRVLRRAVSRRLPDFPWDRLTEAKSRAAAHPDGIVDLSIGTPVDSTPDVVQRALAESADSPGYPTTVGTPELRESVVRWLGRRFGLDGVDVEGVLPAIGSKELIAGLPVQLGVGPGDTVVIPTLAYPTYEVGAALAGADVVVSDSTAALGPQAPAIVWLNSPSNPTGRILPAKHLRKVVEWARERGTLVVSDECYLECAWEGEPPVSVLDEEVSGGSFDGILAVHSLSKRSNLAGYRGGFAVGDPRVIAELLAVRKNLGLMMPGPQQGALVAALEDDSHVDAQRARYADRRKRLRAAFESAGFRIDHSEGALYLWATRAEPCLETVAALAERGILVAPGDFYGASGARHVRIAFTATDERVAAACERL
- the fdxA gene encoding ferredoxin; amino-acid sequence: MTYVIAQPCVDVKDRGCVDECPVDCIYEGKRMLYIHPDECVDCGACEPVCPVEAIFYEDDTPEEWKDYYAANVDFFDDLGSPGGAAKMGEIDKDHPMIAALPPQNQD
- a CDS encoding GNAT family N-acetyltransferase, which translates into the protein MPLDESMLGVRVSVRRLVPGEVGPTGGPAMTDVIGRVVALGDGHATIERRDGELVDVRLADVVTARRVPDGARRRRTRPAMDFAPSELARICTRGWPPIELEALGEWSLRAADGFTGRANSVAVHGDPGVELAVALSRVDAFYTARDLQPRAQVVDGSRWDDGFADAGWRGIGGTHDHALVQVADLRDALPFAADESGVTVADTVDDDWLALYGRAATGTPAAARRVLEGPPTVGFLRIGDPLVAIGRVAVTGEWAGLGAVEVAPSHRRQGLGRRIVDASLHWASEHGADKAYLQTMRHNDAALALYARYGFVDHHTYRYLTI